CGATTCTTGTCAGTGCAGGCTGACAAGCGCCCCGATCAGTTACCACCAGCCATTCCCGTGGCGGTATCGGCGCATCATGTGCATCTCACGCAAGCCTCCGTCGAAGCCTTGTTTGGCGCAGGTTGCCAGCTTACTAAGCAACGCGATCTGAGCCAAGCGGGCGCGTGGACTGCTGTCGAGACCGTCAATGTGATCGGCCCGCGCGGAATCATCAGATCGGTGCGTGTATTGGGTCCGTGTCGCCGGTCCAATCAGATCGAAGTATCGGCGACAGAGACCTTCACCCTCGGCATTGAGGCTCCGGTGCGTATTTCCGGCGACACAGCGGATACACCCACCCTGACCCTGGAAGGGCCTGCAGGACGCTTGCAGACAAATGGGCTTATCGTTGCTCAGCGTCATATTCATATGCAACCTGAAGACGCAAAACGCTTTGGCCTGGCAGACCGGGATCTGGTAGACGTGGCGATCGATTCTCCCCCCCGCACCACCGTATTTCGCGATGTCGCTGTGCGGATCGACCCGCAGTTCAAATTGGAGATGCATATCGATACCGATGAAGCCAACGCAGCGGCGATTTCCCATGGCGGTGATGGCGATCTGATGCTCACCTTGTGCCACGCAAGGCTCACCGCTTGCAAACCGGTGCGCAACATTTTTATTACGACTGAAAGTTAAGCAATGACTATGACAACCAAACATCTTGGGGCAAAGCACGCGAAAGCGGGCATGATGGCAGACCAATTATCTCCTGTTGCTGCAATGCAGACTCCGCCTGTCGCGCCCATCATGCTCACCGAGCAAAAGGAGAAAGCAGCAGTCAGTACCGCTGGGGCCTGGAACGATGCGTGGCGTTATTACGTCGACTCCGTGCAGCGCAGCGTGCTCCTTCTTGACGTGTTTCGTGAACGCGGCGACAACATGTTGGCGCACGAACGCGCTGGTCAGCCGCCTTTACTCGATTTCGAGCACGAACTGGTGCTCGACGCACGGCAGTTCGACAGGCCGGCCAACTATGCGCTGCTGCGCATCACGCGTTGTGGTCCTACCCATGCGAGCAATTTCGAGCGGCAAGACCTGCGGCCGGTGATAGTTATTGACCCGCGCGCCGGCCACGGACCCGGCATCGGCGGCTTCAAGCATGACTCTGAGGTCGGCGTGGCGCTGCATGAAGGTCATCCAACCTATTTCGCAATGTTCTACCCCGAGCCTTGTCCCGGCCAGACGCTCGCGGACGTGATCCATGCCCTGCGCATGTTCGTTGAGGAGATCGCTCGCCGTCATGGCGTTGCGCCGGTCGTGTATGGCAACTGCCAGGGCGGCTGGGCCGCTGCATTGCTAGCCGCTGAATGCGAGGGCCTCGACGGCCCTGCCGTTCTCAACGGATCACCGCTGTCGTACTGGGCCGGGGCCGAAGACGTGAACCCGATGCGCCTTGCCGGTGGCTTGCTGGGTGGCGAGTGGCTGACCCACCTGATGGCGGATCTTGGTGGAGGGCGGCTCGACGGCGCCTGGCTGGTTCAGAACTTCGAGGGCCTCAATCCGGCCAACACTTGGTGGCAGAAAAACTATAACCTGTATGCCCATGTTGATACCGAAAGCGAACGCTTCCTGGAATTCGAGCGTTGGTGGTCGAGTTACTTCTTCCTCAGCCGCGAAGAAATACTTGCCACCGTCGAAAACCTGTTCATCGGCAACCGGCTGGAGCAAGGCCAGGTGCAACTCGACCCGTGCAGCATAGCATCGCAGCCCGACTGTGTCGTGGACCTGAAGCGTATTCGCAATCCGCTGGTGATCTTCGCTTCCAGTGGTGACAACATTACACCGCCGCATCAAGCGCTGGCTTGGCTGCCTGCAATTTACCCGACTACCGAGGCTCTGAAGGCTGCTGGTCAACGCATCGTTTACCTCCTGAATCCCCATGTAGGGCACTTGGGCATCTTTGTCTCAGCCAGCGTCGCCCAGCACGAGCACCGCGCCATTTTGGAAAACATCGAGCGATTCAAAGATTTGGACCCCGGTCTGTATGAGATGAAGATCGGTGAGCCAGTAGAAGGTCAATCGGTAGGCGGATCAGGCAAGCGATCCGGCCCAGACACCCCCCCGGCGCAGCACAAGGTCTGGTTTGAAGAGCGAGGCATTGAAGACTTGCAGTACAACTACCCGCGCCAGGCCTTTGAGAAAGTGGCGGCAGTCTCCGAATGGAATGAGTTGGCTTATACCACCTGGGTTAGCCCTTGGATCAAGTGGAGTGCCAACCCGGTATCAGCATTCATGCAAAAGTGGGGCCATCCGATGCGCCTACAGCGCTACGTGTTCTCGCCGCAGATCACGCCGGCAATGGCTTGGGTGACGTTCGCCGCAGCGTGGGCCCGGGAGAACCGGCTACCTGCTTCTGAAAATAACCCGTGGCGGCGGCGCGAAGAGGCGACCGGAAAATCGATTGCCGGGTCGCTTGAGCAGTGGCGCGTACAGCGCGATGCTGCCGAGGAACACCTGTTCACAATGCTGTACGGAGCGTCATGAAATCTGCACAGCACGATCAACGCTGTGCGATGGTGACTGTCAGTGAGGACGGTTCGCGTCCGCGAGTGCGAGCGGGAGGCGTGATGTCGGCCGTGCCGGCCATCCCGGCTGGCATGCCCGAGCCACAAGCCCTTCGCCCGAGGCAACTGGCGCTTCTGGCTGCAGCGATTTTTGTCGTTTCGGCTGGATACGGCGGGTTGTTGCCCGTGCTACCTGCCTGGCTGGCGCAGCAGATGCCGCAAGCCAATGCTGTTGAAGTGGCGCGGCATGTCGGGTTCCTGAGTGGCGCTTATGCGGCCGGTGTGCTGGTAGGCGCCCCCCTATGGGGAATGGTCTCGGACCGCGTGGGGCGTCCTCGCATCCTTGTGAGCGGCATGGTTGGTTATGTTGTGAGCCTGTTGCTGCTGCTTGTACCAACACTGAGTAGTCTATCTGCCATTTATGTGTTGCGCGCTGCTGCCGGGCTGTGCGTGGCCGCTGTGGTACCGGTCGTTTCGGCGCTCGTCGCTGAGCATACCCCGCAGGCACTGCGGGCACGGCGCTTTGCCTGGCTAACTGCGGCCTCGCTGATCGGCTTTTTGTTCGGGCCGGCGCTGAACGCCCTGGCCGATGGCCTGGCTGGTTGGCTAAGAAGTGGTGGCAACCAGGCGCCCCTTTCGGCAAGCCTCGTTGTCGTCCTATCTGCCGGACTAGGGGCCGTGATCATGCTCGGGCTTGCCTGGACGTTGCCAGTTCGCCAGTTACCGAAGTCCAAAATTGTTCCCGGTCCGACGAG
This genomic stretch from Polaromonas naphthalenivorans CJ2 harbors:
- a CDS encoding DUF3141 domain-containing protein; amino-acid sequence: MTMTTKHLGAKHAKAGMMADQLSPVAAMQTPPVAPIMLTEQKEKAAVSTAGAWNDAWRYYVDSVQRSVLLLDVFRERGDNMLAHERAGQPPLLDFEHELVLDARQFDRPANYALLRITRCGPTHASNFERQDLRPVIVIDPRAGHGPGIGGFKHDSEVGVALHEGHPTYFAMFYPEPCPGQTLADVIHALRMFVEEIARRHGVAPVVYGNCQGGWAAALLAAECEGLDGPAVLNGSPLSYWAGAEDVNPMRLAGGLLGGEWLTHLMADLGGGRLDGAWLVQNFEGLNPANTWWQKNYNLYAHVDTESERFLEFERWWSSYFFLSREEILATVENLFIGNRLEQGQVQLDPCSIASQPDCVVDLKRIRNPLVIFASSGDNITPPHQALAWLPAIYPTTEALKAAGQRIVYLLNPHVGHLGIFVSASVAQHEHRAILENIERFKDLDPGLYEMKIGEPVEGQSVGGSGKRSGPDTPPAQHKVWFEERGIEDLQYNYPRQAFEKVAAVSEWNELAYTTWVSPWIKWSANPVSAFMQKWGHPMRLQRYVFSPQITPAMAWVTFAAAWARENRLPASENNPWRRREEATGKSIAGSLEQWRVQRDAAEEHLFTMLYGAS
- a CDS encoding MFS transporter, producing the protein MSAVPAIPAGMPEPQALRPRQLALLAAAIFVVSAGYGGLLPVLPAWLAQQMPQANAVEVARHVGFLSGAYAAGVLVGAPLWGMVSDRVGRPRILVSGMVGYVVSLLLLLVPTLSSLSAIYVLRAAAGLCVAAVVPVVSALVAEHTPQALRARRFAWLTAASLIGFLFGPALNALADGLAGWLRSGGNQAPLSASLVVVLSAGLGAVIMLGLAWTLPVRQLPKSKIVPGPTRQRGIAALLWLSGAVMFVLSGFELGIVLQGQQHANLTTQQIALMFAECSLVMLIINAMLFFTSLLDKVPARVVIAFGLLIGMAGLAIMALHRSDSWMYLGVSLTSAGTGLVLPVITFLAAGATRQKLGATMGGLAAAAGFGQTLGSAAGGWLFGAVAQQSFGWLTLPLVLTLFMLLARPGWWGQQPLREEADA